In Triticum aestivum cultivar Chinese Spring chromosome 5B, IWGSC CS RefSeq v2.1, whole genome shotgun sequence, the following proteins share a genomic window:
- the LOC123112817 gene encoding protein STAY-GREEN, chloroplastic: protein MATASTMSLLPISHLKQLQQQRRTRLAGAGPGKVLVLGRRRRHVVPRARLFGPAIFEASKLKVLFVGMDEEKHPGKLPRTYTLTHSDVTARLTLAVSHTIHAAQLQGWYNRLQRDEVVAEWKKVQGAMSLHVHCHISGGHFLLDLIAPLRYYIFRKELPVVLKAFVHGDGSLFSQHPELEEATVWVYFHSNNPNFNRVECWGPLRDAAAPYDDENADAAVPPTATAADEKAMGSGQRPRRCPGQCDCCFPPECLIPWPHEIEMAADAGQAPPQ from the exons ATGGCCACCGCCTCCACCATGTCCCTGCTCCCCATCTCGCACCTCAAGCAGCTGCAGCAGCAGCGGCGCACGCGGCTCGCCGGCGCGGGCCCCGGGAAGGTGCTCGTGCTCGGCCGCCGGAGGCGACACGTCGTGCCG AGGGCGCGGCTGTTCGGCCCGGCCATCTTCGAGGCGTCCAAGCTCAAGGTGCTGTTCGTGGGGATGGACGAGGAGAAGCACCCGGGCAAGCTGCCCCGGACCTACACGCTCACCCACAGCGACGTGACGGCGCGGCTGACGCTGGCGGTGTCGCACACCATCCACGCCGCGCAGCTGCAGGGCTGGTACAACCGCCTGCAGCGGGACGAGGTGGTGGCCGAATGGAAGAAGGTGCAGGGCGCCATGTCGCTGCACGTCCACTGCCACATCTCCGGCGGCCACTTCCTGCTCGACCTCATCGCGCCGCTTCGCTACTACATCTTCCGCAAGGAGCTCCCCGTG GTTCTGAAGGCGTTCGTGCACGGCGACGGCAGCCTGTTCAGCCAGCACCCGGAGCTGGAGGAGGCCACGGTGTGGGTCTACTTCCACTCCAACAACCCAAACTTCAACCGCGTCGAGTGCTGGGGCCCGCtccgcgacgccgccgcgccctACGACGACGAGAACGCCGACGCGGCCGTGCCGCCAACGGCGACGGCCGCGGACGAGAAGGCGATGGGATCGGGCCAGCGGCCGCGGCGGTGCCCCGGGCAGTGCGACTGCTGCTTCCCGCCCGAATGCCTCATCCCCTGGCCGCACGAGATCGAAATGGCCGCCGACGCCGGCCAGGCGCCGCCGCAGTGA